The genomic window GTTGTATTAAATACTATGAAGTGTTAGTAAAACATAGTGTAAACCTTTAACAGCAGAGTCCCTCCAAAGCCTCATGGACCATTTTAACAGGGAGTgaacattttctgcttttccaaGGAGCACTCCTGCTGCCTGGTGGATCTTGAAAGTACTGCACTTCTAAATTGGTTGCCTCCCTTTTGCAAAGAAATCGAATTGAAGGATTTTTAACATATTCTTCAGAGATCCTTGGGATGCCCAGGAGCAGTCGATAAAAAGCACCTTGGGGTTTAAGGTTTTAGGGTATAGCAAAGGATTCACTGCTGGCTTTTTCAggatatacatttttatcactTACAGaatatattcattcatttttattatgtgGAGAGGTAATGGTACGAGTTACAAGAACTCAATCCCCATAGACTCTTAACTCTGATAATACAATTCTGCCTGAGGTCTTGTCTTAAATCTCAGAGACAACTTTCAACCAGAGCTGGAAAATGATTTTATATGTATTATCTCTAAAGGGttaattctgtttttctctctgtctgttgtaGAGAGCTCTCTCTCTGGTAAGACCCATCCTTCCACTCCAGCCATGTACAAATACAGGCCGTCCTTTGGCACCATGCCTAAAGTCCACTACCACACCGCTGGGGAGAAGGTAAGACAGGATTAGTGTGGATCTTGTAATGATGATACAATATAAAGAATTACACTGTGTGAGGTGGCTTCACTCTAGTAGCCTGAGGATTTATTGATGAGGACTTTGGTCACATTTCTGCTAACATTGGACTGTTATTCTGCTGTGTGCCCTTCAGATTATCATGCCAGATGACCTGAAGACCTCTGCCATCTTAGAAGAGGGTGTCCGCGGTCATGACTACCGATCCGAGCCAAACCTGGACATGCCTGAATACACCAACGCTCCCCTCCACCGGACCTTCCAGTCCTCTCCACTCCAGCTGGACTCTGACCCCATCAGCTCCCGCTCTCTCAGCCTGAAGCAAGGTCACCACCGACCAGAGAAAGGCCAGCTCTCAGCCCTGCAGCCACAGACGGTCACTTCCACCCCATACAAGAGTGTCTTCTCTCCAAACACACTCTCCAACCGAAATGGCAGCCTGTCTTACGATAGCCTTCTCAACCCCAGCATCTCCCCAGCCACTGCCAGCGAGTGCATGGCCCATCGTGCCATGCCCTCGATGGGCTTCCACTCGCCCTACCTGCCCACCAAAATGTGCCACATCCGGGAACCTGAAATGCAGAGGCAGCAGGTTGCCCCCACCTACAGTCCAGTGCTGCCACCTAGAGCGATGGGCAGGCAATCCCCTCACCTGAGGGACAGGGAACCGTCTCCTGTGCGCTATGACAACCTCTCCCAGACCATCATGGCCTCCATCCAAGAGCGcaaagagatggaggagagggagaagcgTCAGATGCTGCATGGGCGCTCCCAGACCCATATCTACGCCCAGGACTCTGCCGTTTTTGACGGGGGCTATGGTCTATCCCACAATGCCTGCTACCAAGACGGGCCTCGTTGCACCGTTTCCAGAGGCCCAACACCTCCTGCCTATGGAGGCTCCAGAGACAATCTGATGGGGGTCGGGCTAACCTACGGGCAACGAACACCAGTGTTGCGCCATGCTGGCTCCACACTAGGCCGTGCCCCCAGGACTTCATCCACCTCCCTGCACACTGATCACAGTAGCTCCAACAGCAGCCACGGCAGGGCTACCTGCCAAGATGGCCCCTATCGCTCCCCAGCCCACCAGCCCCACTCCCCCGCCATGCCCCGATCCCCCTCTTACTCCCACCAGAAATTCTCCTACATCAATGCCCATGAGAGGACAGACTCACCTCGTCTGGGGGGCCCAAGGTATGAATCTTAATGTTACCCACCCTGAGGGACTGCATGCATTTGTGCTGAACAGGGACATTCCCACCGATAAACCTTCACCTTTATCTGGACTTGATCAGCAGTGCATGAGCACCAGTGTGTTCTAGTCCTGAGGCAGAGTGTAGCATGACGACTGATATTTGTAATGTCTAATTATTCATATAAACTCATGTCTGGTGTGaattgttctgttctgttttctttgtttgcctTTCTAgtaaaacatcctttttttgtATCATTGCATGAATGTCAGATGAATAAAGTTGTGACTCCTCTCATCTCCATTTCTTTTGCATGCTTCTCCCTTCTTGCTAACATTTGAAAGCTGTTTCATTCACTAACAGATACACTAAAGGAAGCATGTGTTTGCCATTTGTAACAATCATGCTCCACAAACTAATCTGCATGCTGCCACAACCCTTGTTATTCATTCTTTGGCTCTATTTGTTGAGTAATGCTCTGCTCTTATCTCTCCACTCAGAGAGGCCATGAAAGTTAATGGGCAAATGGACTGCCACCCCAGTGCCCAGGGTGCCACCCTCAGCCCCAGTCGCCATAGTAATGTCAAAAAGGTGACAGGCGTTGGAGGCACCACATATGAGATATCAGTGTGAGAAGAAACACCACATCCGCATCCAACAACAGCCATCCTGCTACAATGAGATTCTCTTCTGGCTGTCATTTTTAAGTCAAGACGACAGCCAACCAGGTGCACAAAGCACTACCTGTTTTGGAGTTATCGTCCAATCAGAGGATCTGTCTGCTTTGCAAGCCaaatgcctgtgtgtgtttgtacaggaGGGGTTGGTTTTGAGTTGATACGTGTGAGGAGTGTCTTGTTGTTAACATTATGTGGCCGTCCAACAGATTGTCAAAATAATTACTGTTGTTTATGAGCTGTGGTCATGAAGTTGTTCCAAATGTAACACAAAAACTTTGCTCCAGTAAGCTCTGGGAGCAGGAGAATGAAACACGGAGGTCCTCCGTGAAAACATTCAAGTCCGTTCTGGGTCATCACATCAAGAAGTCAAGGTGCTTTACATTGAATTGTACTGTTTCAGCATAATTGGTGTTGTTGTACAGATTTGAGAAATTATGTAGGATGGGTAAGTTAGATCAGCACCAACTGCAAACGCTGGTAACGCAAAGGAAGAGAGATAAGAGCAAGAAGAGGGACAATGAGAGGGGATAGTAATCTTATCACATCTGGTGGTTGCATTTTAAATTCTTTGAGAAGGGTTAGTACTAAAAGTTAAATTAGATTTTGTCtttggcaaaaaaaagagaaaaatgcaaCCATGAGAGATAGTAGGTGATATAAGTTCACACCATATGAATGTCTCCTTCAGCGTAGCCCCTTTTTATCTCCATGAATCAGTTAGTGATTTTCACTTGGCCCACGACATAAGTGCTGGTCATTAATATCGCTCTGAAAGATCATTATACCTCATCCTAACGACTCTCACTGAGTACAGAACGAGCCCGGCCTCGCACAACCGAAACAACTTTCCTGTCCAAAAGCTTCAAATGTAAGTTATGTTTGTGTTGTATAATAGAAATGGGAAGGTATGAAGAAAATAGCTTTGGTCCCATGTAGAGAAATGATGATAAACGGTCGCCCAGTCTCTATTTTGTAGTTATttggtttgtttctttttttatataccCAACTCTTAAAAGATATGTTTGATACATCTTTTTTATACACATTATGAAGCCTGGAACGGATGTTTTACTTAGAGTGGAGTTATTTTTGATGGCGAGTTATAAACTCAGCACATAAACAAGATTATGATAATGAGTTAGATTCGTAAATATAGCTTGTTCTTACCTTGCAGTGTGGAAAAAAATGGATGATGAAATGTTATTAAAAGATGTGTGATTTGAGGAAGTGACGTGTTAAAGTCAATATCGCTAACCCATCCTGAAATGCTGATACGTGCTGCACACAAGTCAAAGACTGTTGTAGTCGAAGCTGTCTTTAGATTTCAGAAGTAAACGTGGCTACACTCCTTTATTTACTCCTCAAAGGTTAGTGAATGGATGACTTAATTATGTTACAGCGACATGATGAAGACTGTGAATGATAAATCAGTCtagttgcagcagctgtctggTACAGCTTCAGGTATTATCTTCACTCAGAGGGTTAAAATTGAGTTTGTTTTGCAGTTGATTTTCAGtcttgttactttttttttaacataatgaaGTGAGAGTATCCTAAAGCAAGGCAAAGTGGGaggtttttattcatatttagcaCCATATGAATAGGAAAAATAGAAAGCCAGAAGTTTACACTTACGTAAAGAAGTAGATATTTAGATAAAGAATTAACCGTTGTGGCCTTTTGAGAGGAAAGCTGGTGTTGTATGAGATGTAGCGAGTTGAAGCATATAGAGCTCCTGAAGAGGACAAGAAGGGGAACAAATGAGGTTGATCCAGAGAAACTAAACCTAAGTTTCTCAACCAAACTCATTTATTGTCACTCCATGTCCCAACGCAGTAGCACACGAAGGTAAAACCTAACACAGCTGAAGTTCTGTAGTGAACACAGGAGTGACACTTGAAGGCGAGTCAGACTGGATAGATGCTCAAATGTTAACAGGATGTTCTGGAGGAAAGGCCTGTGTGAAATAAAgctaatttacttatttacatcTTTAAGGATTTTTTCTTCCCATTTCTGCTTCATTCATCGATTCTTTTCTCCAGAGCCCAGAGTGCAAAGACCAATAGCTGTGGTAGACTTCTGCTTCTTGACAGGTTGGATGTTATTAAAGCTGGCTGTAGTAAAACCCTCTGGCTCGGATGGTCCCACTTCTAAGGTCTCACCCAGCTGCCTTAGCATGAAAACAGTGATTTAAGGTTACAAAGGCTACTCTATAAAGTCATGTAAGTCTGGATTATTTAAACAGGTCTGTGTGTGCTGTGGTATACAGGGCTACTTATTTGAAGAACCTGATGTGTCAGAGAATAAACGGTGCAACTAACTGGAACTTCTTGAAACACCTGAACAGACCATTAGCTGCTGAGTTACCTGATAATACCCAGTTTGTCACGACTTTCAGACCCCAGTTTGACCTCATGTCAAAACAGTATCGATGTCATTCCTCTTTAAGATGACTGCCATTAAAGTCCAATGTTCTTTTCTAGGGATGGACGTCACTGCAGGTCAGGGATCATTCCTGACAGGCAGCAATGAATCTGTTCCGTCAGCTTCAGGctgattttgttttctgaaactCGAATAAAAAATTCAATATGTATGGAAAATATAGAATATACTATAAATGTACATGCGTTCCTATTTTTGTGAAGAGGAATTATTTCCCAATGACCTGAGAAGAGTAAATAAAAGTTTCCAACTCTTTGAGTGAATGTGACTTATTTTTGTTCACATCTACTTTGTTCTTAAGTATAAAAGCAAAACTGACATTTCATTTATGCTATTATAATGTTCCATGGTGTAAATACATGAAgttaaacaaatataaaaattgAACAGGGTCTAACTCAGTTTCAATCTGCCATTCATGATTTACACATCACCTGTTCACATCTCTCCTGATTTTGAAATAAATCCAaagaccttttcttttttaccacTAAATGatcactgactaatttcagtgATCGATAGCTTGAGCTCTATCTGAATTCAACAAAATGAGTAAGCATGACTGTTAAACCCAGGTCTCAGTCATAACGTTGAAATTTACTCAAAGTGAAAAAGTGCTcaacaaataatttaaagtgCAAACAATGTGTTAACTTCGAATGATAATATTGGGGTTAATGTTGAATGCAATGTAGTGCACAGCCCTAATTTCAATAGATGTTTAAAGCTTCTCTTTGGTCGGTACTTTGTTCATCTTTGCCCACAACCCTGgaatcaaatttaatttaagatGAAGACGGCTGTTATTTATAACTATAACAGAGTAAAGTGTAGACCTGCTGTTTTGATAaaatgtcttgagataacatgtTATGAATTAGTACTactatgtatgtatttattgattgaagTGCACATTTCTTCTTATGCTGCCTAAGGACACAAGTAACTTTTTCCATGAATGCAGAGGTGTGGTCTTTGACAGCTTTTATTCGAAGGTGGAGGAAACATTTCGAATCATTTGAGTGCAAATGAGAAGTAACATTTCTTCCATATACATGTATTTACAGATGCACTGGCACTTCGATGCGCTTTAGAGGCAAGGTTAAAAACTCAAttagtggaaagaaaaggagagggtGCTGAGCACACAGGTCAGATAGGGCACACTCTGTTACATAAACTCTACATGCTTTAAGTTTGGGAATGTTACGGTGTAAAGAAAACTTGTTTTCCTGATGAAGAACTTGAGACAGAGTATAGCTGCGCTGAACTCTGCTGAACCGTTGACTTTGGACTTAtgatttcaaatgtttaaagtaaaaggaagaaagagaaatgcTTAGCTAAGTGCATCTGATCTCCTATCAGTCAGCTATCAGTGGAGGCTGCGGTCTGCAGCGGGACTCTGATGGCCCTCAACTGTCTGAAGTTGATTCCTCTTCTGGTCAGTTCCAAGCAGAACCAAAGGAAGAAGGAACCAAGAAGAAACTATTTCTACAAGGCATCCACTGAAAAGTCTTCACCTTACTTGCTGTTTATAGCGGTGGAAGCATGGACAGTGGACAGGGTG from Notolabrus celidotus isolate fNotCel1 chromosome 9, fNotCel1.pri, whole genome shotgun sequence includes these protein-coding regions:
- the zdhhc8b gene encoding probable palmitoyltransferase ZDHHC8; the encoded protein is MPNSAGKRFKPTKYIPVSTAATLLVGSTTLFFVFTCPWLTKAISPAVPLYNGLVFLFVLANFSMATFMDPGVYPRADEDEDKDDDFRAPLYKNVEIKGIQVRMKWCATCHFYRPPRCSHCSVCDNCVEDFDHHCPWVNNCIGRRNYRYFFLFLLSLSIHMVGVFSFGLLYVLHHREMLAALHTTVTLVVMCIAGLFFIPVMGLTGFHMVLVARGRTTNEQVTGKFRGGVNPFTRGCCGNVEYVLCSPLAPRYAMDPRKKPHIKIQPPFIRPDLSDRQITIKVSDNGIHSTIISSKSKSSLDGLDEKETQPPLPPKADRYNQLKNQLTSSEESSLSGKTHPSTPAMYKYRPSFGTMPKVHYHTAGEKIIMPDDLKTSAILEEGVRGHDYRSEPNLDMPEYTNAPLHRTFQSSPLQLDSDPISSRSLSLKQGHHRPEKGQLSALQPQTVTSTPYKSVFSPNTLSNRNGSLSYDSLLNPSISPATASECMAHRAMPSMGFHSPYLPTKMCHIREPEMQRQQVAPTYSPVLPPRAMGRQSPHLRDREPSPVRYDNLSQTIMASIQERKEMEEREKRQMLHGRSQTHIYAQDSAVFDGGYGLSHNACYQDGPRCTVSRGPTPPAYGGSRDNLMGVGLTYGQRTPVLRHAGSTLGRAPRTSSTSLHTDHSSSNSSHGRATCQDGPYRSPAHQPHSPAMPRSPSYSHQKFSYINAHERTDSPRLGGPREAMKVNGQMDCHPSAQGATLSPSRHSNVKKVTGVGGTTYEISV